A single window of Pseudomonas lijiangensis DNA harbors:
- a CDS encoding MBOAT family O-acyltransferase: MVFSSNVFLFLFLPIFFGLYYISGQRYRNLLLLIASYIFYAWWRVDFLALFIAVTVWNYWIGLQIGASGVRTKPAQRWLLLGVGVDLCILGYFKYANFGVDSINAAMTSMGLEPFILTHVLLPIGISFYIFESISYIIDVYRGDTPATRNLIDFAAFVAIFPHLIAGPVLRFRDLADQFNNRTHTLDKFSEGCTRFMQGFIKKVFIADTLAIVADHCFALENPTTGDAWLGALAYTAQLYFDFSGYSDMAIGLGLMMGFRFMENFKQPYISQSITEFWRRWHISLSTWLRDYLYITLGGNRGGKIATYRNLFLTMLLGGLWHGANITYVIWGAWHGMWLAIEKAVGINTKPYSFNPIRWALTFLLVVIGWVIFRAENLHVAGRMYSAMFSFGDWNLSELNRASLTGIQVATLVLAYATLAFFGLRDFYQGRSESDKPKADGPATAEPGTIKAVPGDAPGSINLPGYTVGTNAQVQPAYWTADWSRYAMRALILLLFIASILKLSAQSFSPFLYFQF; encoded by the coding sequence ATGGTTTTCTCATCCAACGTGTTCCTGTTTCTGTTCTTGCCGATCTTCTTCGGCTTGTACTACATAAGCGGGCAACGCTACCGCAACCTGCTGTTGCTGATCGCCAGTTACATCTTCTATGCCTGGTGGCGTGTGGACTTCCTGGCGCTGTTTATCGCCGTCACTGTCTGGAACTACTGGATCGGCCTGCAGATCGGGGCCAGTGGAGTCAGGACCAAACCGGCACAGCGCTGGCTGCTGCTCGGCGTGGGCGTAGACCTGTGTATCCTGGGCTACTTCAAGTACGCCAACTTCGGTGTGGACAGCATCAACGCTGCCATGACCTCGATGGGCCTGGAACCTTTCATCCTGACCCACGTGCTGTTGCCGATCGGTATCTCGTTCTACATCTTCGAGTCCATCAGCTACATCATCGACGTCTACCGCGGTGATACACCGGCCACGCGCAACCTGATCGACTTCGCTGCATTCGTTGCGATCTTCCCGCACCTGATTGCAGGCCCTGTGCTGCGCTTCCGTGACCTGGCTGACCAGTTCAACAACCGCACGCACACGCTGGACAAGTTCTCCGAAGGCTGCACGCGCTTCATGCAGGGCTTCATCAAGAAAGTGTTCATCGCCGACACCCTGGCCATTGTCGCCGACCATTGCTTCGCACTGGAAAACCCTACCACAGGCGATGCCTGGCTGGGTGCACTGGCCTACACCGCACAACTGTACTTCGACTTCTCCGGTTACAGCGACATGGCAATCGGTCTGGGTCTGATGATGGGTTTCCGCTTCATGGAAAACTTCAAACAGCCTTACATCAGCCAGTCGATCACCGAGTTCTGGCGTCGCTGGCACATCAGCCTCTCCACCTGGCTGCGTGACTACCTGTACATCACGCTGGGCGGCAACCGTGGCGGCAAAATCGCGACCTATCGCAACCTGTTCCTGACCATGCTGCTGGGTGGTCTGTGGCACGGCGCGAACATCACTTACGTGATCTGGGGTGCGTGGCACGGCATGTGGCTGGCGATCGAAAAAGCGGTAGGCATCAACACCAAGCCTTACAGCTTCAACCCGATCCGCTGGGCACTGACCTTCCTGCTGGTGGTTATCGGCTGGGTCATCTTCCGTGCTGAAAACCTGCACGTTGCAGGCCGCATGTACAGCGCCATGTTCAGCTTCGGCGACTGGAACCTGTCGGAACTCAACCGTGCAAGCCTGACCGGCATTCAAGTGGCAACGCTGGTCCTGGCCTACGCAACGCTGGCGTTCTTCGGTCTGCGCGACTTCTACCAGGGCCGCTCGGAAAGCGACAAGCCCAAGGCAGACGGCCCGGCGACCGCAGAGCCCGGCACCATCAAGGCAGTACCTGGCGACGCACCTGGCAGCATCAACCTGCCTGGCTACACCGTCGGTACCAACGCCCAGGTGCAACCGGCCTACTGGACTGCCGACTGGTCTCGCTACGCCATGCGTGCGCTGATCCTGCTGCTGTTCATCGCTTCGATTCTCAAACTTTCGGCGCAGAGCTTCTCGCCGTTCCTTTACTTCCAGTTCTGA
- a CDS encoding alginate O-acetyltransferase AlgF produces MTLQHTPNRSAKKSLFKTCALAATLGLMSLQAFAGDSALYGPTAPKGSTFVRVYNASNAEISASVGNTNLNEVAPLGSTAFSFMPQGDYTAKLGSQTLPVKLAGDHYYTIVNNASGKPQLVEEAPFKNKQKSLVRVQNLSDKSLTLKTADGKTEVVKTVGAKGTGEREINPVKVSLALYDGDKKVTDVKPVALERGEAAVLYITGSGSNLSPVWVKPPVATR; encoded by the coding sequence ATGACCCTACAGCACACTCCAAATCGTTCGGCCAAGAAAAGCCTGTTCAAAACCTGCGCGCTGGCTGCAACCCTGGGCCTGATGTCCCTGCAAGCCTTTGCCGGTGACTCCGCCCTCTACGGCCCGACCGCACCGAAAGGCTCGACCTTCGTGCGCGTCTACAACGCCAGCAACGCCGAGATCAGCGCCAGCGTCGGCAACACCAACCTGAACGAAGTCGCGCCACTGGGCAGCACCGCGTTCAGCTTCATGCCACAGGGCGACTACACCGCCAAGCTGGGCAGCCAGACCCTGCCGGTGAAACTGGCGGGTGATCACTATTACACCATCGTCAACAACGCCAGCGGCAAGCCGCAACTGGTTGAAGAAGCTCCGTTCAAGAACAAGCAGAAGTCTCTGGTTCGCGTACAGAACCTCAGCGACAAGTCGCTGACTCTGAAGACTGCCGACGGCAAGACCGAAGTGGTCAAGACCGTAGGCGCCAAAGGCACCGGCGAGCGTGAAATCAACCCGGTCAAAGTCAGCCTGGCGCTGTACGACGGCGACAAGAAAGTCACTGACGTGAAGCCTGTGGCCCTGGAGCGTGGCGAAGCCGCCGTGCTGTACATCACCGGCAGCGGCAGCAACCTCTCGCCAGTGTGGGTCAAGCCACCAGTAGCAACTCGCTAA
- a CDS encoding mannuronate-specific alginate lyase: protein MQTPKLIRPTLLSMAILSSMAWVSGASATTALVPPQGYLAPIEKMKTGSHDFQCEAVPKPYTDKLVFRSKYEGSDKARATLNEESEEAFRDATKDITTLERGISKVVMQYMRDGRPEQLDCALNMLTTWAQADALESREFNHTGKSMRKWALGSMASSYLHLKFSESRPLANRQQQTQVIEAWFSKLADQVVSDWSNLPMEKINNHSYWAAWSVMATAVATNRRDLFDWAIKEYKIAAFQIDKDGFLPNEVKRRQRALAYHNYALPPLAMIASFSLANGIDLRNENNGALKRLGDRVLAGVKDPDDFSSRGGVKQDMSELKKDPKFAWLEPFCSLYSCSPDVIEHKHEMQPFKTFRLGGDLTKVYDPSHDKGDKGGS from the coding sequence ATGCAGACTCCGAAACTGATACGCCCTACCCTGCTGTCTATGGCAATCCTGTCATCGATGGCATGGGTATCGGGCGCATCCGCCACCACGGCGCTGGTTCCCCCCCAGGGTTACCTGGCGCCTATCGAGAAAATGAAAACCGGCAGCCACGATTTCCAGTGTGAAGCCGTGCCAAAGCCTTACACCGACAAGCTGGTGTTTCGCAGCAAGTACGAAGGCTCCGACAAGGCTCGGGCCACGCTCAATGAAGAGTCCGAAGAAGCATTTCGCGATGCAACCAAAGACATCACGACCCTTGAGCGCGGTATCAGCAAAGTCGTCATGCAGTACATGCGTGACGGCCGCCCGGAACAACTCGACTGTGCGTTGAACATGCTCACCACCTGGGCCCAGGCCGATGCACTGGAGTCCCGTGAGTTCAACCACACCGGCAAGTCCATGCGCAAATGGGCACTGGGCAGCATGGCCTCGTCCTATCTGCACCTGAAGTTCTCCGAGTCGCGCCCGCTGGCCAACCGTCAGCAGCAGACTCAAGTCATCGAAGCCTGGTTCAGCAAGCTGGCCGACCAGGTGGTCAGTGACTGGAGCAACCTGCCGATGGAGAAGATCAACAACCACTCGTACTGGGCCGCCTGGTCGGTGATGGCGACCGCTGTCGCCACCAACCGCCGCGACCTGTTCGACTGGGCAATCAAGGAATACAAGATCGCTGCCTTCCAGATCGACAAGGACGGTTTCCTGCCGAACGAAGTCAAGCGTCGTCAGCGCGCACTGGCGTATCACAACTACGCCCTGCCACCGCTGGCCATGATCGCCAGCTTCTCCCTGGCCAATGGCATCGATCTGCGTAACGAAAACAACGGCGCGCTCAAACGCCTGGGTGACCGCGTACTCGCCGGGGTCAAGGACCCTGACGACTTCTCTTCCCGCGGTGGCGTGAAGCAGGACATGAGCGAGCTGAAAAAAGATCCGAAATTCGCCTGGCTCGAACCGTTCTGCTCGCTCTACAGCTGCAGCCCGGATGTGATCGAACACAAGCATGAGATGCAACCGTTCAAGACGTTCCGTCTGGGCGGCGACCTGACCAAAGTCTACGACCCGTCCCATGACAAAGGTGACAAAGGCGGTTCGTGA
- a CDS encoding mannose-1-phosphate guanylyltransferase/mannose-6-phosphate isomerase codes for MIPVILSGGSGSRLWPLSRKQFPKQFLALTGEHTLFQQTLERLVFEGMQEPIVVCNKEHRFIVNEQLAALDLNTQAILMEPFGRNTAPAVALTAMMLVNEGNDELMLVMPADHVIEDQKALQRALALATVAAERGEMVLFGVPANKPETGYGYIKSTADALLPEGVSRVSHFVEKPDEKRAAEFVEAGGYYWNSGMFLFRASRFLEELKKHDPDIYDTCLLTLERSQQDAGSVEIDPATFACCPDNSIDYAVMEKTQRACVVPLSAGWSDVGCWSSLWEVHEKDSNGNVTKGDVVIQDSRNCMIHGNGKLVSVIGLENIVVVETKDAMMIAHKDKVQGVKQMVNTLNEQGRSETQNHLEVYRPWGSYDSVDMGGRFQVKRISVKPGASLSLQMHHHRAEHWIVVSGTAQVTCDENVFLLTENQSTYIPIASVHRLKNPGKIPLEIIEVQSGSYLGEDDIERYEDVYGRSGALEAGVKTQTIAR; via the coding sequence ATGATTCCAGTGATCTTGTCAGGCGGTAGCGGTTCACGACTCTGGCCGCTTTCGCGTAAACAATTCCCTAAACAATTCCTGGCACTGACAGGCGAACACACACTGTTCCAGCAAACGCTGGAGCGTCTGGTGTTCGAGGGTATGCAAGAGCCCATCGTGGTCTGCAACAAGGAGCATCGTTTCATCGTAAACGAGCAGTTGGCAGCACTGGACCTCAACACCCAGGCCATCCTGATGGAGCCGTTCGGGCGCAATACCGCACCCGCCGTGGCCCTGACAGCGATGATGCTGGTCAATGAAGGCAACGACGAGCTGATGCTGGTCATGCCGGCCGATCACGTGATCGAAGACCAGAAAGCCCTTCAGCGCGCACTGGCCCTGGCCACCGTCGCAGCCGAGCGTGGCGAAATGGTTCTGTTCGGCGTACCGGCCAACAAGCCTGAAACCGGCTACGGCTACATCAAATCCACCGCCGATGCCCTGCTGCCTGAAGGCGTGAGCCGCGTATCGCACTTCGTTGAGAAGCCAGACGAAAAACGCGCTGCCGAATTCGTCGAAGCAGGCGGTTACTACTGGAACAGCGGCATGTTCCTGTTCCGCGCCAGCCGCTTCCTGGAAGAGCTGAAAAAGCACGATCCGGACATCTACGACACCTGCCTGCTGACCCTCGAGCGCAGCCAGCAGGACGCAGGTTCAGTGGAAATCGATCCAGCGACCTTCGCCTGCTGCCCGGACAACTCCATCGACTACGCCGTCATGGAAAAAACCCAGCGCGCTTGCGTCGTGCCATTGTCTGCTGGCTGGAGCGATGTCGGCTGCTGGTCGTCGCTGTGGGAAGTGCATGAAAAAGACAGCAACGGCAACGTCACCAAAGGCGACGTAGTCATCCAGGACAGCCGCAACTGCATGATCCACGGCAACGGCAAACTGGTATCGGTGATCGGCCTGGAAAACATCGTGGTCGTCGAAACCAAGGACGCCATGATGATTGCCCACAAGGACAAGGTCCAGGGCGTGAAGCAGATGGTCAACACCCTCAACGAGCAGGGCCGCAGCGAAACCCAGAACCATCTGGAAGTCTATCGTCCGTGGGGTTCCTACGACTCGGTGGACATGGGCGGCCGTTTCCAGGTCAAGCGCATCTCGGTCAAACCGGGCGCCAGCCTCTCCCTGCAGATGCACCACCACCGCGCCGAACACTGGATCGTGGTATCCGGTACGGCTCAGGTTACCTGCGACGAGAACGTATTCCTGCTGACTGAAAACCAGTCCACCTACATCCCGATCGCTTCGGTCCATCGCCTGAAAAACCCGGGCAAGATCCCGTTGGAAATCATCGAAGTCCAATCGGGCAGCTACCTGGGCGAAGACGACATCGAGCGTTACGAAGATGTGTATGGTCGTTCCGGCGCGCTGGAAGCGGGCGTGAAAACCCAGACGATTGCACGGTAA
- a CDS encoding alginate O-acetyltransferase AlgX-related protein, whose protein sequence is MHAKLIKLLSLSSLTAALMAAAGAARADDSQAPTFTAEPCCSLCPAAHDAKNYTTRYQQNFTTLIQAEGDWLFRTQEDLRTEFDTTPAGYRRLKELHEAFKSKGVELVMVYQPTRGLVDRNKLFPADRDKFDYDKALKNYQAMLGRFSKMGYWVPDLSPLTNEQQAHDFYFRGDQHWTPYGAQRTAKIVSETVKKVPGYADIPKREFESHKSGRMGKTGTLHNMAGQLCGTSYAIQYMDQFTTEPKGEAGDGDLFGDSGNPEITLVGTSHSGKNYNFGGFLQEYIGADVLNVAFPGGGLEGAMLQYLGSEDFQKRPPKILIWEFSPLYRLDQETIYRQMMALLDNGCEGKPAVMSASTTLKPGNNEVLVNGKNGIKDIRNSQNQIDIKFDDTSVKTLQARLWYMNGRHEDLKIEKPDTADTDGRFAFELREDEDWANQQLLALEIQGPEAGTEPLKVEAKVCKRNVFPSGAQHTAQAGL, encoded by the coding sequence AGCGCCGACCTTTACGGCCGAGCCTTGCTGCAGCCTGTGCCCTGCTGCCCATGACGCGAAGAACTACACCACGCGCTATCAGCAGAACTTCACCACCCTGATCCAGGCCGAGGGCGACTGGCTGTTCCGTACCCAGGAAGACCTGCGTACCGAATTCGACACGACGCCCGCCGGCTATCGTCGCCTGAAAGAACTGCACGAGGCTTTCAAGAGCAAGGGCGTGGAGCTGGTGATGGTCTATCAGCCGACTCGCGGCCTGGTAGATCGCAACAAATTGTTTCCTGCCGATCGCGACAAATTCGACTACGACAAGGCCCTGAAAAACTATCAGGCCATGCTCGGTCGATTCAGCAAGATGGGCTACTGGGTGCCCGACCTGTCGCCGTTGACCAACGAGCAACAGGCCCATGATTTCTACTTCCGCGGCGACCAGCACTGGACACCGTACGGCGCACAACGCACTGCGAAAATCGTTTCCGAAACCGTGAAGAAAGTTCCGGGCTACGCCGACATTCCCAAGCGTGAATTCGAGAGTCACAAGTCCGGACGCATGGGCAAGACCGGAACCCTGCACAACATGGCTGGTCAATTGTGCGGCACCAGCTACGCGATTCAGTACATGGATCAGTTCACCACCGAGCCCAAGGGCGAAGCAGGTGACGGCGATCTGTTCGGCGATTCCGGCAACCCGGAAATCACCCTGGTCGGTACCAGTCACAGCGGCAAGAACTACAACTTCGGTGGATTCCTCCAGGAATACATCGGTGCCGATGTGCTGAACGTGGCGTTCCCTGGTGGCGGTCTGGAAGGCGCAATGCTGCAGTACCTGGGCAGCGAAGACTTCCAGAAGCGTCCACCGAAGATCCTGATCTGGGAATTCTCGCCGCTGTATCGCCTGGACCAGGAAACCATTTACCGCCAGATGATGGCACTGCTGGATAACGGTTGCGAAGGCAAGCCTGCGGTGATGAGCGCCAGCACCACTCTCAAGCCGGGCAACAACGAAGTGTTGGTCAACGGCAAGAATGGCATCAAGGACATCCGCAACAGTCAGAACCAGATCGATATCAAGTTCGACGACACCTCGGTGAAAACCCTTCAGGCCAGACTCTGGTACATGAACGGTCGTCACGAGGACCTGAAAATCGAGAAGCCGGACACCGCCGATACCGACGGACGTTTCGCCTTTGAATTGCGTGAGGACGAAGACTGGGCAAACCAACAATTGCTCGCTCTTGAAATCCAGGGCCCGGAAGCCGGAACAGAACCACTGAAAGTCGAAGCAAAAGTATGCAAGCGCAATGTGTTCCCAAGCGGCGCGCAACACACCGCTCAAGCCGGACTATGA
- a CDS encoding alginate O-acetyltransferase, whose translation MTRSLRILYVTLFMSLLVILGIWSLRSFSNFSTSAETTVLDGKWTKAAETHYDDEFPIKRLGTNLWAALDFKLFNEGRPGVVVGKDQWLYTDEEFDAIANSEKNEADNLAIIQGVRDELKKQGTELVLAIVPAKTRLYPEHMGDKKPATLHTDLYQQFHAQVAQAGIFAPDLLAPLQAAKQKGQVFLRTDTHWTPMGAEVAAQQLGVAISSKTPLEGEPEQFVTQAKEATPYKGDLTNFLPLDPLFSNLLPKPDDLQQRSTNPVEGTAAGDDALFADTEIPVGLVGTSYSANPNWNFVGALKQALRSDVVNYAEDGHGPILPMLKYLQTDAFKTTPPQVVIWEFPERYLPAHNDLGEFDQKWIAELKKSRDSQENLALNTKQSESPDQAQN comes from the coding sequence ATGACCCGTTCATTACGAATCCTCTACGTCACGCTGTTCATGTCACTGCTGGTGATCCTGGGTATCTGGTCGTTGCGCAGTTTCAGCAACTTCTCGACCTCGGCTGAAACCACAGTGCTCGACGGCAAGTGGACCAAGGCGGCGGAAACTCATTACGACGATGAGTTCCCGATCAAGCGCCTGGGCACCAACCTCTGGGCTGCCCTGGACTTCAAGCTGTTCAACGAAGGCCGTCCAGGCGTCGTGGTCGGCAAGGACCAGTGGCTCTACACCGACGAAGAGTTCGATGCCATTGCCAATAGCGAGAAAAACGAAGCGGACAACCTGGCAATTATCCAGGGCGTACGCGACGAGCTGAAAAAGCAGGGTACGGAACTGGTACTGGCGATTGTTCCAGCCAAGACCCGTCTGTATCCCGAGCACATGGGCGATAAAAAACCGGCCACCTTGCACACCGACCTGTACCAGCAATTCCATGCGCAGGTCGCGCAAGCCGGCATCTTCGCCCCTGACCTGCTGGCGCCGTTGCAGGCCGCCAAGCAGAAAGGCCAGGTATTCCTGCGCACCGACACTCACTGGACCCCGATGGGTGCAGAAGTGGCCGCGCAGCAACTGGGTGTCGCGATTTCCAGCAAGACTCCGTTGGAAGGTGAACCCGAGCAATTCGTTACTCAGGCCAAAGAAGCAACGCCTTACAAAGGCGACCTGACCAACTTCCTGCCACTGGATCCGCTGTTCAGTAATTTGCTTCCAAAGCCAGATGATTTGCAACAACGCAGCACAAATCCTGTCGAAGGAACTGCTGCCGGTGATGATGCCTTGTTTGCAGACACCGAAATTCCTGTTGGCCTGGTTGGCACCAGTTACAGCGCCAACCCTAACTGGAACTTCGTCGGCGCACTGAAGCAGGCACTACGCAGCGACGTCGTCAACTATGCAGAAGACGGTCACGGACCGATTCTGCCGATGCTCAAGTATCTGCAAACCGATGCGTTCAAGACCACTCCACCACAAGTGGTTATCTGGGAGTTCCCGGAGCGTTATCTGCCTGCTCATAACGACCTTGGCGAGTTCGATCAAAAGTGGATCGCCGAGTTGAAAAAGTCACGTGATAGCCAAGAGAACCTGGCCCTTAACACCAAACAATCCGAGTCGCCTGACCAGGCGCAAAACTGA